CATGCAAATTTGGTTTCGGAAACTGCTGAGAACACAGTTTGATGCTGATTGAAGTCATTGTGCTACTGAATCGTGGTGAAAGCCCTGTGCGATTCGGCCAGGCAGGGAGGTTGGAGACAGGCCCTAGGGGGTGCACGAGGCCTGCTTCCTCAGCCCTTCTGCCGGGCTCAGGCTTTTACTGGCCCTTGAGTGGATCTCTCACTTCCTCTccttcatccccacccccactacGTCCCTTACCCCATACATATGCTTCCCCCTAGAGGCTGGCTTGGTGGTGGCATGTGCGGCCTTGTCACTCAAGTGGAGGCGATGTGCACCTgagatttgtgtctttttcagaGCAGTGCAACCCTGAAACTCGTCCCGTCGAGAAAGAAATAAGATCGCATCCTACTGCAAAAACTAAAAAGCCTGTGGAAAACACAGGTGGGTTGGTTgactccaaacaaacaaacctagaGAAGGGTTTCAAATAGAATATgctgaaaggagagaggagaggagactgGGCTGGGGCCAGGAGTCAAGTTCATTAGGGAGCAGCAGCTTCCTCAGCCCTGAGCACTGGGGCTGGGGGCACACGTCATCATGGGTGATGTTACAGAGCAGCCTGACGGTTCAGGAGAAGAAAGAtgggggcaggaggcagagggggAGAAAGGCCATCGCCATGGTTTGGGGGTGAGTGGTGGACACTGCTGGCGGGAGCCTTCTCCAGTCACGGCTTCGGGTCCCCCTCCCTGCGCCTGGCTGGGGCTGTAGGTTCACCTGAGCTGGGCCTAGGCGGGGTGCTGCCTTTGGTCTCGCTGCCGCTGGGGCCCTCACAGCTCACAGCGGGAGTGGGCTGTCATCCTCTCCATCCATCTAGCCTTTCTTCTTTAATGCCTCCTGCGGGTGATGCACCATGCCAGGCTCTGGAAGCAGCCCCTCCCAGCGCCACCAAAGAGGCATTGAACATTCACAGCCAGGGGATGGCCCATTTCTGCCCTTTGAGAAACTGTTGTTGGGTTCAGAAATTTCTGCCCATGCTGAAAACACAGGGGAATCATGTCAGTGGGTTTTTACAGAGCACCTAATCTTTTGGCCATGACAGGGCTGGAGCCGCCATGGTGAGGGGAGATGGGGTGGCAAGAACTGGAAAATAAGGCCCTAAAGCCCACAGACCACAGGGAAACACAGAGTAAGCGTGTGAACACTAGGATGCATTTGTTAGTCACCAGTTCTTTGCTTTCCTAAAAGGAGTGTTGGTTTAGTCACAAATTCCAGAGAAGAGGTTACTTTTCTCTGTACCCACTTGCATATCTCTGTTCCTGTCGCGTGTGTGCACGTATATTTTTTATCCATTGGAGGAGTTATTAAAACCTGGCACCTAGGTTTCCTTTTCAGTCATAAGCAGTTGATTGTGTTATATTTCTCAGATGATGATGACTCTGTAGCTGATTTTCTCAGTAGTGATGAGGAAGAGGACAGAGTTTCTTTgcagaatttaaagaatttagGTAAGTCTGTGCTGTGCTTGTTTACTTCTTTGTCAACCATTGAGATACACTGGATTGTACagaatgatgttttaaaataaatttattcatttatttttggttgcattgggtcttcgttgctgcgtgcaggctttctctagttgtggcgagcgggggctactcttcgttgtggtgcgcgggcttctcattgcggtggcttctcttgttgctgagcacgggctctaggtgcgcgggcttcagcagttgtggctcccaggttctagagcacaggctcagtagttatggcgcatgggcttagttgctccgcagcatgtgggatcttcccagaccagggctgaaacccctgtcccctgcattatcaggtggattcttaaccactgtgccaccagggaagtccagaatgtGATTTTGTAAAGCTATTAAACGCTTTAGTATGGCAGGCAGAGCCCTTCCTCCAGCCACGTGATTCTGTAGGCACACAGGGCTTCTACACCTCCCAGCCTGCCTATAAGGCCTTCCTCTGGCCTGGAATCCTACTGACTTTGGGGGTTGGCAAAAATTctgctcctctttttttttttttttaataaatttatttatttatttatttttggctgcattgggtcttcgttgctgtgcgcgggctttctctagttgcggcgagcaggggctactctttgttgcagtgcatgggcttctcttgttgggagcatggactctaggcgtgtgggcttcagtagttgcagcatgcgggctcagtagttgtggctcacgggctctagagcacaggctcagtatttgtggtgcacgagcttagttgctctgcggcctgtgggatcttcccggaccagggctcgaacccgtgtcccctgcattggcaggcggattctctaccactgcaccaccagggaagcccaattctgCTCCTCTTTCAAGGCTTGGTTCAAATTTCCTTTCCTCAGCTAAACTTTTCTTGACCTTTTGTCTTACTCTCAGAATTAGGTACATTTTCAGCTTCCCATGGTGCCCTGTAATAGACCACCCCCCCACGTTTTGTGGTAGTTTGTCTCTCTCACACCAATCAGGGGCCTCCGTTTATTCCCGTTCCCAGTGCTCGCTTTACAGTCCAGTCATTCATGCAGACTGGGTCATCCCAGGATTTGATTTTTCAGAGGGACGCAGTGTTAATAATGCCCAGCATTTTTGTAGGACTGCATTTCTGTTATGTGTATAATTAACTGGCCAGTGTAATTCCTAAAAGTggtgttattttcattttccccatttcacagggGTGGTGCTTTGTACCCAGTCCCATGGGAGTGATTAGTTAGACTGAGGTAGGAGCTGAGCTGGGTATAGGTGTGAATgattttgtaaactgtaaagcaccATCCACGTTAGTGTCAGTTCACTGCTATTCATCCTGCTTTATGCTGGATCAAGCGCAGACTTAAACATCATTCAGAGATTTGGTGTAACTGTCCTTGTCACTGAGGACCTTAATGCTTATAGAGAGAAAACATGCCAACATGCTGCTATTCTTTGTATTTGTGCTggtaaaataatgccatttcagccaagaaaaaattaagttaaaatatttacagagatATAAAGAATAAGAATCTGATAGCGTTTAATTTGGAAATCATCTGATACGCTGATCTCACCTTATGTGAAGTGCTGGGTTAATTTGTGGGTTTAAAGGGTAAGGGGATGCCACATCCTTGGTATTTATTACACTTGAAACATTTGGCTTTCAGCTATCTCTGCCTATTCCCACTTGAACTCGGCTTGGCTCTCTTTCCCTGTTCATTTTTAAGGGGAGTCTGCAGCGCTGAGAAGCTTACTGCTCAGTCCACACCTTAGACAGTTGATGGTCAACCTCGATCAGGCAGACGACAAGGCAAAGCTCATGCGAGCCTGCATGCAGGAGCCTTTGTTTTTGGAGTTTGCTGACTGCTGTTTAAGGATCGTGGACCCATCCCCGAACGAGGATTCTTAAGGTGGATTATTGTGCTGCCTGCTGCTCCCAGGAGGCCAGCTCGCGTGGGGCCCTAAGCAGGGGCGGCGCTTTCCAGGACGTTGAGCGGCTGACGTCGGGTAGGTCCTGCACATCCTTACGTCCATTGCCGCAGGCTGGGGCGCAGGTGGACGGAGGTACTCCAGGTGGCAAACCCTTTATGGAGAGAGAACTTGACATTCAGATGgttgcttttaaatgttttattttcggTACAATTAAGACATAAATGATATGGCTTTCACACCCATTTGAGTTAAAACTTGCTCagtgtttcaaaataaaattaaagtgtgGTGGTTCTGTGGTGCATTGCATTGCTCAAATTCTTGATTTATAATCTAGTTGCTTGAAATTACATTAAATGACAAATACTTAAATAGTAAGGCTTTGTTCCTTTTAAAGGAACTAAAGGCAAAATTTCTGCCAGCCAAAATTTTAGAGCTCATTTCAAGCTGACTTTGCCTGTGGGGTTGGAGGAGCGGGGTGCCTGCTGTCCAGCACCACCGAGTGGGGTCTGTGAAGGCCCTGAAGTTTCTTAATCCAGGTTTGGTAGCTACCAGCCCTGACACCCATCAGGGCTGGAGGTGTAGATCGGTGTCCCGGGCCACTGGTGCAGCTGCCGCCCCGGCCTGGCCTGCAGGCTGGAGCCGTGGCTCCCCGACGTGTGCTCCGAGTCGCTGTGGGAGTTGTTTGGCAGCTCTGTGTTGATTAGATGTCTTTGGCAAGGCAGCTGGCAGGAAAAGGCCTTGGAGAAACAAAGGCACCAGGGAGGGCCCGGCCAGGTGAGGATGGAACGTGAGGAGAGATCACACGTGgcccagcctgtgtctttccagcaGGATCTGATTAAAGCCAGTAACAGTGTCGGGCGAAGGTTCAGGGCAGATGTCAGCATAGCGCAGTGGAGACTTTCTGCAGTGAAACTTTATCGAACCCTGGGGAAAGAGATGCAGCTTAACCCCAGCTCCCAGGAGTGCCAGGGCCAAAGGTACCTCACGGAGTGAACGCTAGAAATGCAGGGAGGCGGGGACATGTAAGTAAGTACCCAAGTGAGAGTCACAGCAGTAGCAGGATTGAGTTAGTCAATATTGTTTTCTCCTTATTCTAAAACAGTGGCAAAGTCCAAAAcggtattaaaatacaaaatttcacATCCATTCAATGcaagacagatgaggaaacactaGGAGGGAGCTCCCCCCTACTAGGAGGAAGGCCTGTCACATTCTTATGCCTGCTTAAAGCTGGAAGATCAAAGAACTGCACTTCTGTTTACACTCTGGCTGGCCTGTGTGTTGTCATGGAGATTTTATCTAGATTATGTCCTATAGGAATTCCTCTGGCAGGAAATTcagtgtttccttccttctgccttgtCAGTGTCACCTAATCCTTGTAAAAGGTCGGTATTAGCCCTTTTCTGTGCTGGCTGGCTCTTTCCCTGGCTGCTCATAATATAAATTCTTGCAGCACTGACTCACGTGCTTGTCATTTCCTCGGCTGGAATAGGGTAAACCAAAGACTACAACTTGGGGAGAACATGGTGCCAAATCCAGCGCCATTGGAGGGAAGAAAGCTGCTGTCATCACgaccacaattttttggaagttgGGCTAATTTAAAGGCGATTCAGAGGAGACGCTAGAACACTTAGAGGcagcttttaaaaagtgaaagggcTCTGGAGAACTTGTAAGGATGCAAACAATCCACCTGCAGCCGCTTGGGATGCGCAGGCTTCTGGTTTCCCCAGCAGGGTCACGAGGCTCTTCTCGCAGCCCCAGTCCTGCTCCTGCTGTGACCCCTgggctctgccccctgccctccaCGGTGGGGCGTGAGGGATCTGGAGCCATCCTGGCAGGACGGCCAGCCCGTCACACGGCTCACCTGAGGCAGCGCTCGGATGGACGTGACTCCAGCTTGTTCTTGTGCTGTCTGGACAGTGTAGCTGCTGAGGCCGCCCACGGGGAGTGGGAGGCAGGCGAAGACCACCAGCTTCCTCCGGAAGCCGCGAGCACCCACGGCGGCGTTGGCCAGGACCAGTCCCAGGGGCCAGAAGCGGGTTACTGCCCCCAGGAGCCTGGTCTGTGCCTGGGGCAGTGGAAAGGAGCTCGGGGAACAGGTGACTTGAGACGAGTGTTGTTCTTCCACACCGTCCAGTTCTTTAGAAGCGAGGAAGGCCATTCTGATCTTAAAAAGAGAACACCACTTTATAGCTTTCTCTTAATGCAAAACAGAAACCAAGTGTCTGTCTAATAATTCAGCTTAACAAGGTGAACCGAAGGGCACCTGGTTTGATGTGGCACAACTTTATACCCAAGGCAGCTGTGCTGAGGCCTTACATacgctgctttaaaaaaaataacagcctTTGGGGGTGTGCTCAGAGCAGGGGGTCTGAAGAAATGGCTTGTCTGTTTACAACACACCCGACAGGAATCAGGGTTCGTTGTGACAAGGGGCACAAAACTTGTGGCTTCCTATGAGCAAATACCCAACACGTGTCCCCCGTTCACCTCCACGTGGCTGCTGGGCAGGACCAGTGGGACGGGGCTCAGTACTGGAAGGAAAGCTACGGTATTTAGTGGGGGTGTTTGCCACCTGGAGCCTGTCCGGTCCACGTGTGGCTGGGCCATGAGTGGTGTTACAGGCATAAAGGCTTTGAACCCCtctcttcaaggaaaaaaaaaaaatagattccgTCTATaagccattctggaaaaggcaaaacaatggcgACAATaacaagatcagtggttgccaggagtttgggggggaggggagatgaatACGTAGAGTACAGAAGTTTTTTGAGcggtgaaaatactttgtatgacaTTATAATGATTTTATGTCGTCAtacttttgtccaaacccatagaacgtGCAACACTATTCACTTCATAAAGCGAACCCTAAGATGAACTAGGGACtttggtgattatgatgtgtcagtgcagTTCAGccttcgttaaaaaaaaaagtcttaaaaagaaTTAACACTCAGGGTAGACGTTATTGGCAAAACCTTTGTTtcacttttatatatgtatacacattatatatgtgtgtgtgtgttggactGTGatgtaaaatgtgatttttagaataaaaaagttTGCAGGTTACTGTAGTTATACTggcaaataaaagcacaaattaatctaaaaagaaaataatagcctTATTGAGATCTAATTGAAATACCATGAGATTCATGCTTTTAAAGCGTACAGTTCCATGGTTTTTAGCATATTCCCAGAGTTGTTTGAGCCACTCTACCGTGTCATAGCCGTCCTGCAGTGTAGGCGGTGTCGTGTCCACTTCATTCATGAGGACACGAGGCCGCCCGCTTTGCAGTGGCGGGGCCAGCACTCCAGCCTGGGTCCATCATGGCCCACCCTGACTTCTCGGGTCAGTACTCACTCTCCACTCCTGCCACGCGCGTTTGATGACCGTGGCAGCTGCGTGCAGCCTCTGGATGTGCTTCCGAGTCAACCAGGAACGAACAGCTGAGGGGTTTGTCCAGAAACAGGAAATAAGAGTAAATGTTTGTCAGAGCTCTCGGTAACCAGGCTGCAGCACCACCAGAGCAGCTGTCAGATATTTGGGTttctagtatttttgtttttcaaaatgaggCTGCTGTGTCATGGTTCATACATTGCTTCCTTAATCAGATCGTCTCAGTTTTTACCTTCTCCTTAATTAAAGTCAGCACGCCCGGGAGCGCAGGTTATGATAAGAGTTgtcataaagggaaaaaaaggtggcATAAACAGCTATCTAGGACCGGGAAAGGGGAATTGAAGGCAACTTTGGAGCCTCTACTACCTACAAAGCACCCTTAGTTGTGGTGTGGCCTGGTCTGCACTGAACTGGAGATGCTCTGGGTGAACTGGACAGGGAATTCGAATCCCAGCGCACCACAGGGACATGCAGTTAACCTCTTGAGGCTGGGACACAGTCAGCTTTGGTCTGTGGGGACTCTAGCAGCAGCATTTCGAAAGAAACAGGTATCATGTGGGCTGGATCGTGTGCAGCTGCAGACAGTGGCCGCATCTAGGCCCACCTGCTGGCCAGGAGCAAGGATTGCCggcccagggccccacctctccTACCTGCCTGGATGAGCACGGCGGCCCGCCGCTGCCTCTCCTGCTTGCGGCCCCGGTGTCGCCTCCAGCCACCCTGAATGCAGCGGGCACACTGCTCCAGCACCTGGGCACGCCCACGTTCCAGAAGCTCCAGCTGGGAGAAGGGGCATCCACTGAAGTCCTCAgcctctcctccccctgccctcagGAGGGCCCAGACCCTGTCCTGCTAAGGACAGCACATGGCTGGCCACTCCTCATCCCAAACCATCTTACCATGGAGTCCGTCATGAACACCTTGGTCCTGCCACAGTGCACTGGGGCCGGCGTGGCCTCAGCTGGTGCCCGAGCCAGGGCTGGCAGAGTGTGGAGGATGTCCTGGAGGAGGGCTTGCAGCGTGGCCTGCTCGGAGTGTGGAGACCATTCTGGGGGACGGAGACAGAGGTCCCATCAGTGCTTCATCGTCTGCACACTTCTGTGGCCTTAAGAAACTGGCCTGGTCTCCCTAACATTCCACAGGATTCTTTCCTGCTGTTCTTGCCTCTAACCATTTCTACCTCCTTCCTTTTGGGAGGAGGCCAGAGGTGGCCTCCCAGTGTCCCTCAGGTCCCTGACTGTTCTGAGGAATCTCGAAATCCCACTTGAGGCTGTGCCCTGGACTGGCCTGCAGCCTCCATTCCCGTGGGTCCCTTTGGGCAGGGTGGCAGAGGGCACCGGGTGCCTTGACTCCCACATGGACTCCCAGGCTGCTTCGCCAGCATCTGTTTCTACGGCCCCAAACATGCTGAGGGCCAAACGGGGCAGCCGGGCCACTCCCTCTGCCCCTGAGCCCTCCCGCCACTGACGGGAAAAGGGGAACAAATCCCAGCCCCGTGGAGGCCCACCGGGtccccctgcctgccctcccacACCTGGCAGGGCCGGCTCCTGTAGAAGGAGGATTTACCTGAGGGCTCTGACCACCTTTAGCTGCCCAGTGCCTCTCTGGAGGCTGCCAAAGGAAACGCCGCAGACGAGAAACAGCAGCAAGATCAGCCAGAGGCCAGGGGGCTTTGGGCAAGAGACAGAACAGGAGAGCACACcatggagagagggggagagagggtggggagaaaggatGAAAGGAAAGTGACAAAATCGTGCCCAAGAGAGGGAAATACACAGCAGTACTGTGCCTGGGCTCTGCCGGGCCCCTGGGTGTGGggtggtgggtgtgtgtgtgtgtgtgtgtgtgtgtgtgtgtgtgtgtgtgtgtgtgtgtgtgtgtgtgtgtgtgtgtgtttcctgtccTCGgcctcttctccctgtgtgtgtgtgtgtgtgtgtgtccttcgCCTCTTCTCCCtccgtgtgggtgtgtgtgtgtgtgtgtcctgtccTTGGCCTcttctccgtgtgtgtgtgtgtgtgtgtgtgtgtgtgtgtgtgtgtgtgtgtgtcctgtcctcggcctcttctccctctgtgtgtgtgtcctgtccttggcctcttctccctccctgtgtgtgtgtgtgtgtgtgtgtcctgtccttggcctcttctccctccctgtgtgtgtgtgtcctgtccTTGGCCTCTTCTCCCTCCACCTGTGCCCAGGCCTTCTCACTGACTCCCACAGCCTCAGTGACACCACACGCAACAACCCCAGCAGACCAGGCCTTTCCCCTGAGGTGGGAGCTGGCCAGTACCTTGCGGATGTCTCCACTGGCTGGGCAGGGCTCGGCAGCCTCCCCAGACCTCTCTTCCCCACCGGCCGGGCGTGGCtaattctctcctctcctctccttctacaTCGAATCACATGCTTGCCAAGTCTGGCCAATTTCTTTCCAACATTTCCCGGCTGTGCCCACATCTCTAGCTTCCTCCCCTCTGGCCAACCACGGGGCCCCCCACGGTGGCCTCCAGAAAGCATGAGGCTGACGCCACTCGCTTCCTGCCCCGAAGTGCCTCCCATCTGCCTGGAGGAGAAGGTCCAGCTTCTGCGAGTGGGCCTGCCTGTCCCCCAGCCTCACCGCCTACTGTTCTCTGCCCTTACGAGCCAGCAACACTGAACAGCCGGGAGCTCCTCGCACACACAGTGCTGTCCCCTGCCTGTGGAATGCCCCTCACCTGGCTAATCCCATCTAGCCTCAGACAccacctccttcaggaagccttcccgaTTCATACCCCTCCTAGCACCACCCACAGCATCCTGTTCCTAACTCTGTGTCGCCATGTTCCCCGTTGTTTAATTGTCTTCTTTTAGTCTGTTTCCCCCCACTGAGCCAAGAGCCACGAGGGCAGGGCTGTGTTTTATTCATCTCCGAAGCCCCAGCCCCTCGCCCTGAGATGGCCCAGGTAGGTGCTCGGGAAACTGGGTGAACAAGTGACTGGCAAATGGGCGCCCTCACCTGAGCGCCCTTCATCTGGAGGTGGGccatgggggctgggggctgcgcCAGGACAGAGCCTTCTCAGTAACTCATACCGCTCCAGGAAGTTCCGGTGAGAGACCCTGGAAGCCAAAGCAGGCGGAAGGAGAGATGAAGTGACTTTGGCCGTGAGCCAGGAGTCACTGTTTAATCTGCTCAGCCACCAGCGAGGTGCTGCCCTGACTGTGCCCACTGAGCGGATGACATTACTAGGGCCCCTTGGCGGGAAGCCAGTGGAGACCACTTTATGCTGGGCCTCCTGCTCCTGCAGCCCTGGTCCTACCCAGACAGAGCCTTGCTCTTTTAGGAGGGGATTTGCAGCCTGCCTCCTCCCAAAGGGGCTCGCCAGCCTCTCCCCAGACACCTGGGTCACTCCTGCCGTGCACAGGGGCTCAGCACGTCTCCCCTCTGACGCCACGGCCTCCTCCACTGCCTCCCGGGGTCTCGGCTCCCCGTCACAGCAGCGCTTCTCTACACAGCGGTACTTCCTCCTCCTGAGTCTGGCTTCTGCCCCCAAAACTGCACCAGCGTGGCCACCAACTCCAGGGGTCAGTGCTCTGACCAGCCTCTAGGCAGCAGGTGCCCAGCTGACCCCTCTCCCTTGTAGAGCTCACTCGCTCTCAGCCTCCAGGACACCCACGGTCCTGGCTTCCTCCTTCACCCCGGCCCCCTCCAAGTTGTTGCTGGTTTCTCGTCATCACCCTCTCTAAACGTGAGCGTTCCTCAGGGAATGGCCTCagacctccctctccccctgtGATCTCCTTCTTGCTCACGGTGTTAAGAGTCACTGAGGACAGACCCTCACGTGCCCCTCCATTTCAAACCggactctcccctcccctctcccccaaaccATCCTGTGTCCCGATTCATCCACTTGCCTCAGATGGAAGCCTGGAAGTCGCTTCTGCAGCCTGGAAGTCGACGGCTCCCCTGCCCCGTACCCCACGGTCTACCCATTCACGGTCCCACTTCTACGGCAAGCCACACTCCACTTTTACCCACTTCTCTCCATGTGTCACTGGGCCCCCATCCCACCCGTCATACCTGTAACGGCCGCCCgctcacctcctccctcctctcctgacCCCGGGGCAGCCTCCGCACAACAGCCACAGAACAGGAGCGAGCGTGCAACATGCCCTGCTTACGACGCCCAGCGGCTCCCACGGCTCTCAGGAAGACCGCGGCCTTCACGTGGCCTGgagcctccccccttcccccgtCTGCTGTGTGTGCTCCGGTCACCTTAGCATCTCTCAGGTCCTAACCTGGGAGCTTTGGGGTTGCTGTTCCCTGGGTCTCGAAtactctcccctcctccacatcTTCCCAGGCTGGCCCCTTGGCTTTGCTTCCCTAGGCCTGAGCTGCTCAGAGGGCCCCTCCCTGAGCAGCCCTGACCCCTTCCCCGTTAGTCCACCTAACGGCACTTTTTGTTCCTTTCCACAGCAATGTACACCCCAAGAGGGCAAGACTCACCTTTCTTATTCACTGATACACACCAGACACGGTGCCTCCACAAAACGGGCCACAGAAAGTGAGCGCAGCCCTAGAGCTCCAGGCCGACTTCTGTGGACCTGCCTCTTTCTCTTCATCTCCACATCCTGCTCTGGGCTGGTCAGGCTCTCGTCTGACCTGCGTCCTGAGCTCCACCCTGGCATTGGccctgccccctgcactggacgGACCGGCCCACTCACCGGATGGGGAAGCCGGCGGCACTGATGTGGATGGTCTCCACGAGGCCACAGGCCTCCAGCTGGCTCAGGacctgcaggggtggggagacAGGGCTGCAGCATGGGGCCAGCAGGCCCCAAATGCCACCCTTCCCGTGGCCCTGCTGGTGTGGATCTGCAGGCTCTCCTATGGGCAGACAGTCTTTGGGGCAGTGAGAAATCAAGGGACCTTGAGAAAATCTCCCTGTTAGAAAGGGTCCTGGGGGCCCCAGGTCCCCTTACCTGAAGCCTGGCTTCTGGTACAACTGAGGCCAATGCTAGTCCTGGCTGTCTCACCGCTCCCGTCTTTGCCTCACAATGCAGCCCAATCCaattcctcttttttatttattttatattctgcagTCGATAGAGTGAGTCACAGCTAAGAAGCAGGGGAGGTTATACTGTGAAGATGCTTCCGGGACCCAACCAAGGTCTTTACCACAGAGCAGTGGTCCTATGAATCCTAAGGTCATATCTGCCAGTCGACTGTGGGACACTCTCCAGCATCGTCCAGCTCTCATACCTCTTCCACATCCCTCCAAAGGGCAAAGGGCAGCTGCTGGCCACAGAGTGCTTTTGTGCAAATTTTAGAAACTATCCTTCCATCAGAAACAGTGCACTGTGTCTGGCCTGTAAGGTGACACAGACTTTCAGCTAATCACAAAAGACACCCATTCCTCTGGGCAGCCTCAGTCTCTTGTCAGGGCACATGGCTTGGTGAGCAGAGAGCAAGATGCACTGTAGCCCCTACTTGCCTCCTGTGGTTGGGCCACTGTGCATTGCACAGACCACACAACTGTACATGACCGTCCTGCCAGAGCTGGGAAGATAAGCCCTCCCTAATGTCACTCCATTTGGAGCAGACATCCTGCCCCT
This window of the Balaenoptera ricei isolate mBalRic1 chromosome 20, mBalRic1.hap2, whole genome shotgun sequence genome carries:
- the ZNHIT3 gene encoding zinc finger HIT domain-containing protein 3, whose translation is MASLNCSTAVCVICLEKPKYRCPACRVPYCSLTCFREHKEQCNPETRPVEKEIRSHPTAKTKKPVENTDDDDSVADFLSSDEEEDRVSLQNLKNLGESAALRSLLLSPHLRQLMVNLDQADDKAKLMRACMQEPLFLEFADCCLRIVDPSPNEDS